From a region of the Plodia interpunctella isolate USDA-ARS_2022_Savannah chromosome 13, ilPloInte3.2, whole genome shotgun sequence genome:
- the LOC128674886 gene encoding uncharacterized protein LOC128674886 produces the protein MIWLFTLLCIFGIVQGLEVIPEKPEVEYINHKYIKNMKFTIQRKGRGSPYYIHFYVETLSGCGNNLTITMKLYEYIGGNYLPTGIQGEYKICDFLEHEPYLGKMFNIQVQQRLNASCPFKAGSYQIKDLVIDLENFPFNIPFTWSSISVRTRSDVTGHLTETKEPVFRYNFQFTITQKPRNKII, from the exons ATGATTTGgttgtttactttattatgCATCTTTGGGATTGTACAG GGTTTAGAAGTAATTCCTGAGAAGCCAGAAGTAGAATATATCAATCATAAATACATTAAGAACATGAAGTTCACCATACAAAGAAAAGGAAGAGGAAGCCcctattatattcatttttacgTCGAAACTTTATCTGGATGTGGAAATAACTTGACG ATAACTATGAaactatatgaatatattgGTGGCAATTATTTGCCGACAGGAATACAAGGAgagtataaaatatgtgacTTCTTAGAACATGAACCATACTTAGGCAAAATGTTCAATATTCAAGTTCAACAACGACTAAATGCTTCGTGCCCGTTCAAAGCT GGCTCCTATCAAATCAAAGATCTGGTCATCGACCTAGAGAATTTTCCGTTCAACATCCCGTTCACTTGGTCGTCGATCAGCGTGCGCACGCGCAGTGACGTCACTGGCCATCTCACAGAGACCAAAGAGCCAGTGTTCAGGTACAACTTCCAGTTCACAATCACCCAGAAAccgagaaataaaataatttga